One part of the Patescibacteria group bacterium genome encodes these proteins:
- a CDS encoding Hsp20/alpha crystallin family protein, producing MSLIKWTPFFQEFDDMDKEMESMLPSVRGSQFGFTPALDVYEDKDNLVVEAQLGGIDPEKVDVSIENNVLTIKGESEKKSEIDDKNYYRKEIRRGSFFRSISLPTKVDGDKATAVNEDGVLKVSIPKMIEAKAKTIKIQSKK from the coding sequence ATGTCACTTATAAAATGGACACCTTTTTTCCAAGAGTTTGACGACATGGATAAAGAAATGGAATCCATGTTGCCGAGCGTTCGGGGTAGCCAATTCGGCTTTACTCCTGCCCTGGATGTTTATGAAGATAAGGATAACTTGGTCGTTGAAGCCCAGTTGGGTGGCATCGATCCAGAGAAAGTCGACGTTTCCATTGAGAATAATGTCTTGACGATCAAGGGCGAGAGCGAGAAAAAGAGCGAGATTGATGATAAGAACTATTATCGCAAGGAAATCAGGCGCGGGTCATTCTTCCGTTCCATCTCTCTGCCCACTAAGGTTGATGGTGATAAGGCTACAGCCGTTAATGAGGATGGCGTCTTGAAGGTTAGCATCCCAAAAATGATCGAAGCTAAAGCCAAGACGATTAAGATCCAGAGCAAGAAATAA
- the dnaJ gene encoding molecular chaperone DnaJ, translating into MSKDYYNILGVDKNASQDEIKQAFRKKAHEHHPDKGGSAEKFKEYNEAYQVLGNPDKRKQYDQFGSNFQYGQAGGMGGFSGFEGFQGGVNFDFEDLGEMFGGFGDMFGFGGRQSARRPARGRDLEMALNLDFLEAAFGLEKELNFPKVITCRHCQGQGAEPGTKIESCPVCHGHGRVSKVQRTILGNIQTQALCSNCQGEGKIPSQKCSRCHGSGQVKDTVKIKVKIPAGINSGESIRLSGQGEAGPKGAPAGDLYLKIQVSAHKKFIREGYDIKTEEKISFVQAALGDKLEVETIHGPLKLKIPEGTQSGTVFKLKDKGVIKLHGRGQGDHYVRVLIKTPTNLSKKQKQTLLELGL; encoded by the coding sequence ATGTCTAAGGACTATTACAATATATTAGGAGTGGACAAGAATGCCAGTCAGGATGAGATTAAGCAGGCCTTTCGCAAGAAGGCTCACGAACACCATCCGGATAAAGGCGGCAGCGCCGAAAAATTCAAGGAGTATAATGAGGCTTATCAAGTCTTAGGTAATCCCGACAAAAGAAAGCAATATGACCAGTTCGGCTCTAATTTTCAATATGGCCAAGCCGGTGGCATGGGCGGCTTTTCTGGATTTGAAGGTTTTCAGGGCGGAGTTAACTTTGATTTTGAAGATTTAGGTGAAATGTTTGGTGGTTTTGGTGATATGTTCGGTTTTGGTGGCCGTCAGTCGGCTCGTCGTCCTGCTCGCGGTCGCGATTTAGAAATGGCTCTAAATTTGGATTTCTTAGAGGCCGCTTTTGGATTAGAAAAAGAATTGAATTTTCCCAAGGTTATTACCTGTCGCCATTGCCAGGGGCAAGGAGCGGAGCCAGGGACAAAGATTGAGTCCTGCCCCGTCTGCCATGGCCACGGTCGGGTTAGCAAGGTTCAGCGTACGATCTTGGGTAATATCCAAACGCAGGCGCTTTGTTCTAATTGCCAAGGCGAGGGCAAGATCCCTAGTCAGAAATGCTCTAGGTGCCATGGTAGCGGCCAAGTGAAGGATACGGTTAAGATCAAGGTCAAGATTCCGGCTGGGATTAATAGTGGCGAATCTATCCGTCTCAGCGGTCAGGGAGAAGCCGGACCGAAAGGCGCTCCGGCCGGCGACCTTTATTTAAAGATCCAAGTGTCTGCGCACAAGAAATTTATAAGGGAAGGCTATGACATTAAAACGGAAGAAAAGATCAGCTTCGTCCAGGCAGCCTTAGGTGATAAGCTTGAAGTGGAAACTATCCATGGTCCCCTGAAACTAAAGATTCCCGAAGGAACGCAGTCAGGAACAGTTTTTAAGCTTAAAGATAAAGGGGTAATCAAATTGCACGGCCGTGGTCAAGGTGACCATTATGTCCGTGTCTTGATAAAAACCCCGACCAATCTGAGCAAGAAGCAGAAGCAGACTTTGTTAGAGTTAGGTCTATAA
- a CDS encoding AtpZ/AtpI family protein: MPASNNPKNDWSHALKIFINLSYWIAFPVLIGTFLGRWLDRRYGTEPWLFLSVLGFCFLVSMYGLITKALKEFKKIDEEYKSKLDQRAEKTSDDNYKEQN; this comes from the coding sequence ATGCCTGCTAGCAATAATCCTAAGAACGATTGGTCTCACGCCCTTAAGATTTTTATCAACCTATCCTATTGGATAGCCTTTCCCGTTTTAATCGGCACTTTTTTAGGGAGATGGCTTGACCGAAGATACGGGACCGAACCCTGGCTATTTTTAAGCGTGCTGGGTTTTTGTTTCTTGGTCTCAATGTACGGTTTGATTACCAAGGCCCTTAAGGAATTTAAGAAGATCGATGAAGAATATAAAAGCAAACTGGACCAGCGGGCAGAAAAAACATCAGATGATAATTATAAAGAACAAAATTAA
- a CDS encoding response regulator transcription factor gives MKILLIEDDPEISQLLKASLRAANFTVEIASDGERGSFLARVNKYKLIILDYNLPKMDGLAVCREIRNEDRETPIIMLSVRSEIKDKLDLFQAGVDDYLSKPFSFSELLARIQAILRRPRKRQDEMIRVQDIELNLDTNIVKQGGKEIYLGNKEFALLRYLLERPSQLISREMIREEVWGDNCDPFSNTIETHILKLRRKLDRGHRLITTIPGRGYRLNSDI, from the coding sequence ATGAAAATCCTCCTAATAGAAGATGACCCGGAAATCAGCCAGCTATTAAAGGCCAGCCTTAGGGCGGCTAATTTTACCGTAGAAATAGCCAGTGATGGCGAACGAGGATCGTTCCTAGCTAGGGTGAATAAATATAAATTGATTATTCTTGATTACAACCTGCCAAAAATGGACGGCTTGGCTGTTTGTCGAGAAATACGTAACGAAGATAGAGAGACACCGATAATTATGTTGTCCGTCCGCTCAGAGATTAAAGATAAGCTAGACTTATTCCAAGCTGGCGTAGACGACTACCTGTCTAAACCCTTCTCTTTTTCCGAACTCCTAGCTCGCATCCAGGCAATCTTAAGAAGGCCAAGAAAAAGACAAGATGAAATGATCCGGGTGCAAGATATAGAACTGAACCTAGACACGAATATCGTCAAACAGGGCGGCAAAGAAATTTATCTAGGTAATAAAGAATTTGCCCTACTGCGCTACCTATTAGAACGGCCCAGTCAGCTTATTTCTCGGGAAATGATCAGAGAAGAAGTTTGGGGTGATAATTGCGATCCTTTCTCAAATACCATCGAAACCCACATTCTGAAACTCCGGCGAAAACTGGACAGGGGCCACAGACTCATCACCACTATCCCTGGACGAGGCTATCGATTGAATAGTGACATTTAA
- the grpE gene encoding nucleotide exchange factor GrpE: MTEVKIGRYRHYKGNEYQVLNLAQDSEDQSRLVVYQDLKDESKIWVRPQAEFLEQVEIEGELKDRFEFLGEDDVKDSWENKYKRALADYHNLTKQTAKEKQEFVKYALDNFLQDILPVYDHLKMSLAGSNVKESENPWLEGVRHVAKQFKEVLAAYGVEEIKTVGEKFDHSQMEAMEGAGDLVKQELSSGYTLHGKVIRPAKVVVE, translated from the coding sequence ATGACAGAGGTAAAAATCGGCCGCTATCGCCATTATAAAGGTAATGAATATCAAGTTCTAAATTTGGCTCAGGATTCTGAAGACCAGAGCCGCTTAGTCGTCTATCAAGACTTGAAGGATGAAAGTAAAATTTGGGTCAGGCCACAGGCAGAATTTTTAGAGCAGGTGGAAATCGAGGGCGAACTAAAGGATCGTTTTGAATTTTTAGGAGAAGATGATGTTAAGGATTCTTGGGAGAATAAATATAAGCGTGCTTTGGCTGATTACCACAATTTAACCAAGCAAACCGCCAAAGAAAAGCAAGAATTCGTTAAATACGCTCTAGATAATTTTTTACAAGATATCTTGCCAGTCTATGATCATCTTAAAATGTCTTTGGCCGGTTCGAACGTTAAAGAGTCCGAAAACCCCTGGCTAGAAGGCGTCCGTCATGTTGCCAAGCAGTTCAAGGAAGTTTTAGCGGCTTACGGCGTTGAGGAAATAAAGACGGTCGGAGAAAAATTCGATCATAGCCAGATGGAAGCGATGGAGGGCGCTGGCGATTTAGTCAAGCAAGAATTATCCAGCGGCTATACCTTGCACGGCAAGGTTATCAGGCCCGCTAAAGTAGTAGTTGAATAA
- the atpF gene encoding F0F1 ATP synthase subunit B, whose translation MESLISTFHVDIKLLLAQTLNFGIVFAVLYFFAFKPIIKMMGERSAKIEKSLSDAKEIERKLKEADDKQKEIIHEAKKQSGIIIEEAGKRGEEKKNEMIVKAKEEIGQIINTEKAKILNEKAETLKEIKKEVADLVVMTVEKLLNEKMDSPKDADLIKKLVK comes from the coding sequence ATGGAATCATTAATTTCCACCTTTCACGTCGATATTAAATTATTACTCGCCCAAACCCTTAACTTTGGGATCGTTTTTGCTGTCTTATATTTTTTCGCTTTTAAGCCGATCATTAAGATGATGGGAGAACGAAGCGCCAAGATTGAGAAGAGTTTAAGTGATGCCAAGGAGATTGAACGTAAATTGAAAGAAGCTGATGACAAGCAGAAAGAAATCATCCATGAAGCCAAAAAACAATCAGGCATTATCATCGAAGAGGCCGGTAAGAGAGGGGAAGAAAAGAAGAATGAGATGATTGTTAAAGCCAAAGAAGAAATTGGACAGATTATTAATACTGAAAAGGCTAAGATTTTAAACGAGAAGGCGGAAACCTTGAAAGAGATTAAAAAAGAAGTGGCCGACTTAGTGGTTATGACCGTAGAAAAACTATTGAACGAGAAGATGGACAGCCCCAAAGATGCTGACCTGATTAAAAAATTAGTAAAATAA
- the mrdA gene encoding penicillin-binding protein 2: MAKQRLYQNNNKGPFVISEGKFSFGQLKDSYYHTTWTEHSFFSSRGKSKPVLGLTFNLSVLRLVVAAGILLLGLLLARAAWLQIIKNDYYYLLAEGNRLRIESLEPRRGIIYDREMKPLVRNQANFVLYLKPIDLPRNELDRDEVIRRVAKILDQGSQESANNIGGPGNNLTLISDSPSFYQIKESLSEIRLGSMKSYQPLFIADNIEYDKAISLALEIDSLPGVFLSSKIRRQYLGVGEIDLSQSGPRSLSHVLGYTGKINQQELESLGADYSLIDYTGKSGLEYSWEKELKGKPGQKNIEVDALGKEKKVINETAAQDGVNLLLSVDLDLQKKIENVLDAYLKKAGLKKASVIALDPNNGEVLALVSWPAYDNNIFSRGINQEEYQKFLNDPDRPLYNRAISGEFPSGSTIKLVIAAAALQEKVIDENTSFVSNGGLRIGQWFFPDWKAGGHGLTNVRKALAESVNTFFYYIGGGYNDFSGLGLERLVKYSRWFGLGSKTGIDLPGEASGFVPTAAWKKELKDEPWYIGDTYHFAIGQGDVLVTPLQVANFTAAVANNGTLYKPHLVKGVLNEDNSLQREIKPEILRRDFISSENLKIVREGLRQTVTSGSARSLGILPVSAAGKTGTAQWSSTGAPHAWFTGFAPYEKPEIVITVLVEEGLEGSTIAVPIAREVLDWYFYNKKIKAGAAPN, from the coding sequence ATGGCTAAGCAGCGTCTATATCAGAATAATAACAAGGGGCCCTTTGTCATTAGCGAAGGTAAGTTTAGTTTTGGGCAACTTAAAGATTCATATTATCATACTACCTGGACAGAACATTCCTTTTTTTCTTCCCGAGGTAAATCCAAGCCGGTTTTAGGTTTAACTTTTAATTTATCAGTCTTGCGCCTGGTTGTTGCCGCTGGAATATTGCTTTTAGGCTTATTATTAGCTCGGGCGGCTTGGTTACAGATTATCAAGAATGATTACTATTACCTTTTAGCGGAGGGTAATCGTTTACGCATAGAAAGTCTAGAGCCGAGGCGCGGCATTATTTATGACCGTGAAATGAAGCCTCTGGTGCGCAATCAAGCCAATTTCGTCTTATATTTAAAACCGATTGATTTGCCGCGCAACGAATTAGATCGGGATGAAGTCATCCGCCGGGTGGCCAAGATTTTAGATCAAGGTTCTCAGGAGTCAGCAAATAATATTGGCGGTCCTGGAAATAATTTAACCCTTATTTCCGATAGCCCATCTTTTTATCAGATAAAGGAATCCTTGTCAGAAATACGTCTCGGTTCGATGAAATCGTATCAACCGCTTTTTATCGCAGACAATATTGAGTATGACAAGGCAATCAGCTTGGCCCTAGAAATAGATAGCCTGCCAGGCGTATTTTTATCTAGCAAAATCCGTCGCCAATATTTAGGGGTAGGGGAGATCGATCTTAGTCAATCTGGCCCGCGCAGCTTATCCCATGTCCTGGGATATACGGGCAAGATTAACCAGCAAGAACTGGAAAGCCTCGGTGCAGATTATTCCTTGATTGATTATACGGGTAAATCTGGCCTAGAGTATAGCTGGGAAAAAGAATTGAAGGGTAAGCCAGGGCAAAAGAATATCGAAGTCGACGCTTTAGGCAAAGAGAAGAAGGTTATCAATGAAACAGCCGCTCAAGACGGAGTTAATCTTCTCTTATCAGTTGACTTGGACTTGCAGAAAAAAATAGAAAACGTATTAGACGCTTATCTCAAGAAAGCTGGTTTGAAAAAAGCCTCAGTCATCGCCCTGGATCCCAACAATGGAGAGGTCTTAGCTTTAGTCAGCTGGCCAGCCTATGATAATAATATATTTTCCCGAGGTATTAACCAAGAAGAATATCAGAAATTTTTAAATGATCCCGATCGTCCCTTGTATAACCGGGCGATCAGTGGCGAGTTTCCTTCGGGCTCGACCATTAAATTAGTGATCGCCGCCGCCGCCTTGCAAGAAAAAGTCATCGATGAAAACACTAGCTTCGTCAGTAACGGCGGGCTCAGAATCGGGCAGTGGTTTTTTCCTGATTGGAAAGCTGGCGGTCACGGTTTAACTAATGTCCGTAAGGCTTTGGCCGAATCAGTCAACACTTTTTTCTATTATATCGGTGGCGGCTATAATGATTTCTCTGGTTTAGGGCTTGAACGTTTAGTAAAGTATTCGCGCTGGTTCGGCTTGGGTAGCAAGACTGGTATTGACCTTCCGGGTGAAGCTAGCGGTTTCGTGCCCACTGCCGCTTGGAAGAAAGAGTTGAAAGATGAACCTTGGTATATCGGTGATACCTATCATTTCGCCATCGGCCAAGGCGATGTCTTGGTCACTCCGCTCCAAGTGGCCAATTTTACGGCAGCTGTCGCCAATAATGGCACCTTGTATAAGCCACACCTGGTCAAAGGGGTTCTGAATGAGGATAATTCCTTGCAGAGAGAAATTAAGCCCGAGATATTGCGTCGGGATTTCATAAGTTCGGAAAATTTAAAGATAGTTCGCGAAGGCTTGCGTCAGACGGTTACTTCCGGCAGTGCCCGTAGTTTAGGCATTCTGCCGGTTAGCGCGGCCGGCAAGACAGGGACAGCCCAATGGTCGAGCACCGGCGCCCCGCACGCTTGGTTTACCGGGTTTGCACCTTATGAAAAACCGGAAATAGTCATTACAGTTTTAGTTGAAGAAGGGCTCGAGGGGAGTACGATCGCGGTTCCGATCGCCCGCGAAGTCTTGGATTGGTATTTCTATAATAAGAAGATAAAGGCGGGGGCTGCGCCAAACTAA
- the atpE gene encoding ATP synthase F0 subunit C has translation MESIMLAKALAIGIGAIGPGLGIGFIGAKAMEAIGRNPEAAGKILVPMLLVAAFAEAIAIYALVIAFSIK, from the coding sequence ATGGAAAGTATCATGTTAGCCAAAGCTTTGGCTATCGGTATCGGTGCTATCGGCCCGGGTTTAGGTATCGGTTTTATCGGCGCCAAAGCTATGGAAGCGATTGGCCGCAACCCGGAAGCCGCTGGTAAAATCTTAGTTCCGATGTTGCTGGTAGCCGCTTTCGCTGAAGCGATCGCGATTTACGCTTTAGTCATTGCCTTCAGTATTAAATAG
- the dnaK gene encoding molecular chaperone DnaK has product MGKILGIDLGTTNSAMAIMEGGAPKIIENVEGNRTTPSVVAISKTGERLVGQNAKRQAVINPSNTVYAIKRLIGRHFNDEEVQRDTKTAPYKIVQAGEGVKVLMNEKEYTPQEISAMVLAKLKADAEAKLGEKISEAIITVPAYFNDSQRQATKDAGQIAGLEVKRIINEPTAAALAYGFDKKQGQKIVVYDLGGGTFDVSVLDISSDTVEVKATNGDTHLGGEDFDQRLINWIIAEFKKDQGIDLSNDTLALQRIKESAEKAKIELSTTLETEINQPFITTDQNGPKHLVLKISRAKLEELVGDLVAATIEPCKKALADSGFKMNEINEIIMVGGMTRMPLVQQKVKEFFGKEPNLSVNPDEVVALGAAVQAGVLQGDVKDVLLLDVTPLTLGIETLGGVATPLIERNTTIPTSKSQVFSTAADSQTSVEIHIVQGERPLAHDNKTLGRFILDGIPAAPRGVPQVEVVFDIDANGILNVSATDKATNKQQKITITASSGLSKEEVERMKKEAELHAEEDKKKKENIEIKNQADAVVFTMEKMLKESGDKMKPEDKKELEEKVEALKKIKDSEQYDEMKKHMEDLNTVAQRIGAAMYQQPGANPAGTTSNAETANDNNDKKDDVVEGEVEEQK; this is encoded by the coding sequence ATGGGAAAAATTTTAGGAATCGATTTAGGTACCACTAATTCTGCCATGGCTATCATGGAAGGCGGTGCTCCTAAGATCATCGAGAATGTTGAGGGTAACCGGACTACGCCTTCAGTCGTGGCTATCTCTAAAACCGGCGAACGCTTGGTCGGCCAGAATGCAAAACGCCAAGCCGTAATCAATCCGAGTAATACCGTGTATGCGATTAAGCGTCTAATTGGCCGTCATTTTAATGATGAAGAGGTCCAACGCGACACCAAGACCGCTCCTTATAAGATCGTACAAGCTGGTGAAGGCGTTAAGGTTTTAATGAATGAAAAAGAATACACTCCCCAGGAAATTTCTGCTATGGTCTTAGCCAAGCTCAAGGCTGACGCTGAAGCTAAGTTAGGAGAAAAGATAAGCGAGGCAATCATTACCGTCCCCGCCTATTTCAACGATTCACAAAGGCAGGCCACCAAAGATGCCGGTCAGATTGCCGGTTTGGAAGTTAAAAGGATAATTAATGAACCGACGGCAGCCGCTTTAGCTTATGGTTTTGACAAGAAACAGGGCCAGAAGATAGTCGTCTATGATTTAGGCGGCGGTACTTTTGATGTCTCGGTTTTAGATATTTCTAGCGATACGGTTGAAGTCAAGGCCACTAATGGTGATACTCATTTAGGCGGCGAAGATTTCGATCAGCGTTTGATTAACTGGATAATCGCGGAATTTAAAAAAGATCAGGGCATAGACCTATCCAACGATACCCTGGCTTTACAAAGGATTAAGGAGTCAGCGGAAAAGGCCAAGATCGAATTATCAACTACCCTGGAAACCGAAATCAATCAGCCTTTTATTACGACCGATCAAAACGGCCCGAAGCATCTAGTGCTTAAAATCAGCCGGGCGAAATTGGAAGAGCTGGTTGGTGATTTAGTGGCGGCAACGATTGAGCCCTGTAAGAAAGCTTTGGCTGATTCCGGTTTTAAGATGAATGAAATCAATGAGATTATTATGGTCGGAGGCATGACTCGTATGCCACTAGTCCAGCAGAAGGTTAAGGAATTCTTCGGTAAAGAACCGAATCTAAGCGTTAACCCGGATGAAGTAGTCGCCTTAGGCGCCGCTGTACAGGCTGGCGTTCTCCAAGGGGATGTTAAGGATGTCTTATTGCTTGATGTTACTCCTTTGACTTTAGGCATTGAAACCTTGGGTGGAGTAGCCACCCCTTTGATTGAGCGCAACACGACCATTCCTACCTCTAAATCCCAAGTTTTTTCGACGGCAGCCGATAGTCAGACTAGCGTAGAGATCCATATCGTCCAAGGAGAGCGTCCTTTAGCTCACGATAATAAGACCCTCGGCCGCTTTATCTTAGACGGAATTCCGGCCGCGCCTCGCGGGGTGCCCCAAGTAGAGGTTGTGTTCGATATCGATGCTAACGGCATCCTGAATGTTTCCGCCACCGATAAAGCGACTAACAAGCAGCAGAAAATAACCATTACCGCTTCTTCCGGTTTATCGAAGGAAGAAGTTGAGAGAATGAAGAAGGAAGCCGAGCTTCATGCCGAAGAAGACAAGAAGAAAAAGGAAAACATCGAGATTAAAAACCAAGCTGATGCCGTTGTTTTCACTATGGAAAAAATGCTCAAGGAGTCTGGCGACAAAATGAAGCCCGAAGATAAGAAGGAATTAGAAGAGAAGGTTGAGGCTTTAAAGAAAATCAAAGATAGCGAGCAATATGATGAGATGAAAAAGCATATGGAAGATTTGAATACGGTTGCACAGCGGATTGGCGCGGCTATGTATCAACAGCCTGGTGCTAATCCAGCTGGTACTACCAGTAACGCGGAAACGGCTAACGATAATAACGATAAGAAGGATGACGTCGTCGAGGGCGAAGTCGAGGAACAGAAATAA
- a CDS encoding TatD family hydrolase → MLIDTHCHLNFAAFKDDADEVIHRALDNNTWMILVGSEYKTSNRALSYANKYQRGVYAAVGLHPIHLEDMRVENDDENGEGEYNFIARAEEFNYDNYEKLAKFEKAVAIGEIGLDYYHLDPSGDLPAIKHKQQQVFVQQLLLAQNLDLPVIIHCRQAHDDLLAILTDFKKEYSRSLPSDRPWGVIHCFSGDEDLAWKYFNLGLMISFTGLVTFSQQWDDLIRKTPLDRIMIETDAPYMTPEPFRGKRNEPLFVQYVAKRIADIKGLPIERVADKTFANARALFRL, encoded by the coding sequence ATGTTAATCGATACCCATTGCCATTTGAATTTCGCCGCTTTTAAAGATGACGCTGATGAAGTGATCCATCGCGCTTTGGATAATAATACTTGGATGATCTTGGTCGGTTCCGAGTATAAGACTTCTAACCGAGCTTTGAGTTATGCTAATAAGTATCAGCGGGGGGTCTATGCGGCCGTCGGCCTGCACCCTATCCATTTAGAGGATATGAGGGTGGAAAATGATGACGAGAACGGTGAGGGGGAATATAATTTTATCGCTCGGGCCGAAGAGTTTAATTATGATAATTATGAGAAATTGGCGAAATTTGAAAAAGCCGTGGCTATTGGGGAGATAGGATTAGATTATTATCACTTGGATCCTAGCGGCGATTTGCCGGCCATCAAGCATAAACAACAGCAGGTGTTTGTCCAGCAATTATTATTGGCTCAGAACCTCGATTTGCCAGTAATCATCCATTGCCGTCAGGCTCATGACGATCTTTTAGCTATCTTGACAGATTTTAAAAAAGAATATAGCAGGTCTCTGCCCAGCGACCGCCCTTGGGGAGTGATTCATTGCTTCTCTGGAGATGAAGATTTAGCCTGGAAGTACTTCAACCTAGGCCTAATGATATCCTTTACCGGCTTGGTAACTTTTAGCCAGCAATGGGATGATTTAATCAGGAAAACCCCTTTGGATAGGATAATGATCGAAACTGATGCCCCGTATATGACGCCCGAGCCTTTCCGGGGAAAGAGAAATGAGCCACTTTTTGTCCAATATGTGGCTAAAAGGATCGCTGACATTAAGGGTTTGCCGATAGAGAGGGTGGCTGATAAGACCTTCGCTAACGCTAGGGCGCTTTTTAGGCTGTAA
- the atpB gene encoding F0F1 ATP synthase subunit A, with the protein MSSVSEQNENTNINQETTSETGHEHTLYAEPIAHVGNFPITNSLLNSWLVLLVVIIFGILVRRKIRLVPRGLQNGLEIIFEGFLNMFDGVTNSRKKSLMFAPLALTFFFFILLNNWLGILPGIGSIGQVVLENGHETFIPYFRGGTADLNTTLALAIIGVVASHIIGVIATGWWYYLNKFINIKAFLEIPKKVLKDPTVLLVNPIKAFVGLIEIIGELAKVASLSFRLFGNIFAGEVLLASMAAILAWGIPIPFMFLEVIVGLIQALIFMMLILTYLTINSTKEEH; encoded by the coding sequence ATGTCCTCAGTTTCTGAACAAAACGAGAATACTAATATCAACCAGGAAACGACCAGCGAGACTGGTCATGAGCATACTTTATACGCTGAGCCGATTGCTCATGTCGGTAATTTCCCCATTACCAATTCTTTGCTTAACTCCTGGTTAGTTTTATTAGTCGTCATCATCTTTGGTATTTTAGTAAGGAGAAAAATCAGGCTAGTGCCCCGAGGTTTGCAGAACGGTTTAGAAATAATTTTTGAAGGTTTTTTAAATATGTTTGACGGGGTGACTAATTCCCGCAAGAAATCATTAATGTTTGCCCCTCTGGCCCTAACTTTTTTCTTTTTTATCCTTTTGAATAATTGGTTAGGGATATTACCTGGTATCGGCTCTATTGGCCAAGTAGTTCTAGAGAACGGCCACGAAACCTTTATCCCTTATTTTCGAGGCGGGACAGCCGATTTAAATACCACTTTAGCTTTAGCTATCATCGGCGTTGTTGCCAGTCATATCATCGGCGTTATCGCTACTGGCTGGTGGTATTATTTGAATAAATTTATCAATATCAAAGCTTTTTTAGAGATACCCAAGAAAGTATTAAAAGATCCGACTGTCCTGCTAGTTAATCCGATTAAGGCTTTTGTCGGTTTAATTGAAATCATCGGCGAATTAGCTAAGGTGGCTAGCCTTTCCTTCCGTTTATTCGGTAATATTTTTGCCGGCGAAGTACTATTAGCTTCGATGGCCGCGATTCTCGCCTGGGGCATCCCGATTCCTTTTATGTTTTTAGAAGTCATTGTCGGCTTGATTCAGGCCCTTATCTTTATGATGTTGATTTTGACATATTTAACTATTAATTCGACAAAAGAAGAACATTAA